From one Treponema denticola genomic stretch:
- a CDS encoding AAA family ATPase, translating to MIDTSYKTIVENFKAKMAERIVGQQELIEGILTAYIAGGHVLLEGVPGLAKTLIVKTFAELASASFKRIQFTPDLLPADLIGTLIYQQSIGKFSVRRGPVFANIVLADEINRAPAKVQSALLEAMAEGQVTIGENSFSLPAPFFVLATQNPIEQEGTYPLPEAELDRFLLKLFVPYPSIEEEINIVNKFSSLGPSQNVGQNPGQSSNINPAEAVLTLENLKTLRNAVEQVKCSPEITSYIVSIIAATRPVKNVKQDDYIHGNYLSYILYGASPRAGIAIQKCAKIKALFNGRDYVIPEDVKAVAYAALRHRLKLSYEAAADNLTADDIIEKLLGIVPQP from the coding sequence ATGATCGATACAAGCTATAAAACGATAGTAGAAAATTTTAAAGCAAAGATGGCAGAACGGATTGTGGGTCAGCAAGAACTCATAGAAGGAATTTTAACTGCGTATATTGCAGGCGGCCATGTGCTCCTTGAAGGTGTGCCCGGCCTTGCAAAAACTCTCATAGTAAAAACCTTTGCAGAGCTGGCCAGCGCAAGCTTTAAGCGTATTCAATTTACGCCGGACCTTCTTCCTGCCGATTTAATAGGAACCTTGATTTATCAGCAAAGTATCGGTAAGTTTTCCGTAAGGAGGGGTCCCGTTTTTGCAAATATCGTTTTGGCCGATGAAATAAACAGAGCTCCTGCAAAGGTGCAGTCTGCACTTTTGGAAGCCATGGCCGAAGGGCAGGTTACAATAGGAGAAAATTCTTTTTCTTTACCTGCGCCTTTTTTTGTACTAGCGACACAAAACCCTATCGAGCAGGAAGGTACCTATCCCCTGCCCGAAGCTGAACTTGACCGCTTTTTGTTAAAACTATTCGTTCCGTATCCTTCTATTGAAGAAGAAATAAATATAGTGAATAAATTTTCAAGCCTAGGGCCGAGTCAAAACGTGGGGCAAAACCCCGGTCAAAGCTCAAATATCAATCCGGCCGAAGCCGTTTTGACACTCGAAAATTTAAAAACTCTCCGCAATGCTGTAGAACAAGTCAAATGTTCTCCCGAAATTACAAGCTATATAGTTTCAATAATTGCAGCAACACGGCCTGTAAAAAATGTAAAGCAGGATGACTATATTCATGGGAATTACCTAAGCTATATTCTTTACGGGGCATCTCCAAGGGCCGGAATAGCTATTCAAAAATGTGCAAAGATAAAGGCTCTATTTAATGGAAGAGATTATGTAATTCCTGAAGATGTAAAAGCCGTCGCATATGCGGCTCTTAGGCATAGGCTTAAACTTTCTTATGAAGCTGCCGCAGATAATTTAACCGCTGACGATATTATTGAAAAGCTTTTGGGAATTGTGCCCCAGCCGTAA
- a CDS encoding SHOCT-like domain-containing protein, with protein MENEKLEILNMIRDKAITPEEGLKLLEAIQKENVKFVFEEPKQKKDSETIVISTKIPSKNDPADFLEKAAGSENTVNETFENKKKKNIDITIQTPDGKTQSFNL; from the coding sequence ATGGAAAACGAAAAACTTGAAATTTTAAACATGATTAGAGACAAGGCGATTACACCCGAAGAAGGCTTAAAACTTTTGGAAGCTATCCAAAAAGAAAATGTTAAATTTGTTTTTGAAGAGCCTAAACAAAAAAAAGATAGCGAGACTATAGTAATAAGTACAAAGATTCCCTCTAAAAATGATCCGGCGGATTTTTTAGAAAAAGCAGCCGGTTCGGAAAATACGGTAAATGAAACCTTTGAAAACAAAAAGAAAAAAAATATCGATATAACAATTCAAACTCCCGACGGAAAAACTCAATCATTTAATTTGTAG
- a CDS encoding DUF2089 domain-containing protein, with the protein MIEVIGICPVCGDSFTVSELHCSKCNSSLKGEFELCEFCRLTKEQKYFVKMFLKNRGSIRDMEKELGISYPTVRNKIEEINAALGLSDGSLPSVNVSEVLQKIKNGELSVDSAVSFLTGEPGEEKI; encoded by the coding sequence ATGATAGAGGTTATTGGAATCTGTCCCGTGTGCGGGGATAGTTTTACCGTTTCGGAGTTGCATTGCTCAAAATGCAATAGTTCGCTAAAGGGCGAGTTTGAGCTATGCGAGTTTTGCCGCCTAACAAAGGAGCAAAAATATTTTGTAAAGATGTTTTTAAAAAACCGAGGCAGCATACGCGATATGGAAAAAGAATTGGGCATTTCTTATCCGACTGTTCGGAATAAGATAGAAGAAATCAATGCGGCTCTGGGCTTATCGGATGGAAGCCTTCCGTCCGTTAATGTTTCTGAAGTCTTACAAAAAATAAAGAACGGAGAGTTATCTGTTGATTCTGCAGTTTCATTTTTGACGGGAGAGCCCGGAGAAGAAAAAATTTAG